The sequence GCTCGGCCAGGCTATCCGCATCGACATCGGTAACAAGCACCCCCTTGTCGCCCTGGAGCCTCAGCTGCTGCGCACGCTCCGCCGAGAGATCGGCCACTTTGAGGCCGAGACGGTCGCCGCTCACCGCGGCGTCTTCCTCCTCGCCGTCCTTCAACTTCTCGATGGTGACCTGCAACGGCACCTGCTTGCCGTCACGCAGCACCACCAGTTTCACCGTTTTCCCCACCGCAGTTGCAGCAACGCGGCGCGGCAGCTCGCTCATCTCCTTGATGTGGTGACCGTCGTACTCGAGGATGATGTCCCCACCCTTGACACCAGCCTTCTCGGCGGGGCTGTCCTTGATCACTTCGGCGACAAGCGCCCCCGCCTCCCCTTCCATACCGAAGGACTGGGCGAGATCCTGGGTCACCTGCTGCACCGACACGCCGAGCCATCCGCGGGTCACTTTGCCGCTCTCCTTCAACTGGGGCAGGATGTCCTTGGCCATGTTGATCGGGATGGCGAAGCCGATCCCCTGGCCGCCCGAGACGATGGCGGTGTTGATCCCGATTACCTCGCCGTCGGTGTTGAAGAGGGGACCGCCGGAGTTGCCGGGGTTGATCGAGGCGTCGGTCTGGATGAAGTCGTCATAGGGCCCGCTGCCGATAACGCGCCCCTGGGCGCTGATGATCCCCGCGGTCACCGTCTGCGCGAGACCGAAGGGGTTGCC is a genomic window of Geomonas ferrireducens containing:
- a CDS encoding DegQ family serine endoprotease — translated: MQAAIVARFLVLSLFLSSVFSAVAGAAPLTPDFAKLAKKLKPAVVNISTSKTVGMKKHPNVGPGGDPFQDYFEKFFETPRQHPYKQRSMGSGFIISDDGYLITNNHVVKDADEIKVKLSDGREFKGEVKGRDDKLDLALIKIAAKGHLPVAPLGDSDKIEVGDWVMAIGNPFGLAQTVTAGIISAQGRVIGSGPYDDFIQTDASINPGNSGGPLFNTDGEVIGINTAIVSGGQGIGFAIPINMAKDILPQLKESGKVTRGWLGVSVQQVTQDLAQSFGMEGEAGALVAEVIKDSPAEKAGVKGGDIILEYDGHHIKEMSELPRRVAATAVGKTVKLVVLRDGKQVPLQVTIEKLKDGEEEDAAVSGDRLGLKVADLSAERAQQLRLQGDKGVLVTDVDADSLAERAGIVEGDVIREINGVRITSVKDYSKSIAAVKKGGYLKMLLKRGEASLFVALRID